The following nucleotide sequence is from Chitinivibrionales bacterium.
CTGGGTATTTATTTCGGATACTGACAGATTATTCATGGTTGATTCAAACCTGTTATACATGGCTCCAACATCGGTTCGCTGACTGTTCATCTGGGTGAGTGCAGTATCCAGAGACGCCAGTGCAGCATTTGCATCAGCCTGTGTGGCAATAGAGGTTCCTTCAATGCCCAGCGATGCGGCGGTCATATCGTTTGCCGGCATTGAAAC
It contains:
- a CDS encoding flagellin, encoding VSMPANDMTAASLGIEGTSIATQADANAALASLDTALTQMNSQRTDVGAMYNRFESTMNNLSVSEINTQAAESVLRDQDMAKGLTELVRTQLLQEGGMKAFSRFNQISANHLMGLIG